GCCGCAGCCGTCTCCGCCTGTTTTTTGCTCGGTCCCTCCCCCAACCCGAGCTGCCGGCCCTCCCAGAAGACCCTCGCCACAAAAATTTTCTGGTGCTCCGGCCCGGCTTGGGAAACGATTTCGTACGTCGGGCTCTTGGGAGAAATCGCCTGCAGGATCTCCTGCAATTGCCCCTTTGGGTTGACCTCGAGCGGTTGCAAGGCCAGCCGCTGGATATCTTCCTGGGCCTCATCGAGCACAAAACGCCGCACCGCTTCCAGGCTGCTGTCCAGGTACATCGCTCCCACCAATGCCTCAAATGCGTCTGCCAGAATCGATGCGCGTTGCCGCCCGCCACTCGCTTCCTCGCCGCGCCCCATCATGAGGTAGGTACCGAGGCCGATGCTCATCGCATGCACCTTAAGTCCTTCCCGGGAAACCAGGCGCGACCGCAGCTTGGTCAGTTGCCCCTCACTAAAGTAAGGAAATAAACGAAACAGGTGCTCCGTAAAGATGAGTTGCAAAACTGCATCGCCGAGAAATTCAAGCCGTTGATTGTCAAAGTGATGCCGCTGCG
The genomic region above belongs to Verrucomicrobiota bacterium and contains:
- the rnc gene encoding ribonuclease III → MNPLEQRIGYKFRNSLLLAEALTHPSLGHETQRHHFDNQRLEFLGDAVLQLIFTEHLFRLFPYFSEGQLTKLRSRLVSREGLKVHAMSIGLGTYLMMGRGEEASGGRQRASILADAFEALVGAMYLDSSLEAVRRFVLDEAQEDIQRLALQPLEVNPKGQLQEILQAISPKSPTYEIVSQAGPEHQKIFVARVFWEGRQLGLGEGPSKKQAETAAALDALESRRWEGPSSPGTGSKTGPAAPAEPPLSRDKAEDSSGGFKS